tttattgttaatttgtttaatagaATTGCAGAACCGTAATTGGTGTCTGGAGGAAGCTAAAATAACTCTAGAGAAACAGATACTTGAGAGAAACGACTTGATAAAAGAACATGAAGAAAAGATAAATGACCTGGAAGTTAAATTGAGTAGGCAAGAGGAAGAAAATGTTGGCAAGAAAGATCAAGAAATTGGTGATCAGAAAATTTATCAAGAAATTAAGCAGAGTTTGGAGGAGAAGACAAAACTTTTGGATAAAATTACCAAGGAAAGGGAACATGATAGTGAAGTAATGAAACAGgagattgaaaaattgaaatgtcaaattgataaaattattgaagaggACAAGCAGGAACGGGATTCTATCATAGCAAAGTatgaaaaagttattgaagATAAGGATAGACTTGTTGAATTAAAGACTAAAGAGTTGGAGGATGAAACTGTTCGACATGCAGAGGATCAGAAGACTGCGCTGGGTCAGCTTAGGGCGGAAAATCAAGagcagataaataaattatctaaaaatttgaatgaacaATTGGTGACTAAGGATCAGCAGATTGATGAGTTGAAGCTCAAgtaccaagaaaatttattgcagcTCGAAAAACTTGCTCAGGATCTTAAAGATCAGGAATCACTTGCTCAAAACAAGGATACGGAGTTGAAAAAAGCTCTCGAACAGCTAGAAGAGATGAGTAAGAAGCTCAAGATTGCGGAGGAGATGAATAAtgagttgaaaataaaaatagaaaatttgcaAATGAATTctggaaatgaaaataaaataattattgaagaaaaacATAAACTTGAAGAATCTCTGGCAAGTCTTCAGAAAACTTCTACTGCCTATTCAGCTCAATTGGAAAAGCTCAATGAAGATTTGAAAGTAAAGGAGGCTGAGCTAGTGGAGCTCCAGAAATCAAAGGATGCGGAAATAAAACAATTGGTAGAGAGTTTTGAAAGTAAGCTGGAAGAAAAAACACGATTTATCACGGAAATAAATGCTGATATGTCCCAAAAGTCTACGAGAATTAGTAACCTGGAGCATGAAATCAAGGAATTGAAATCTTTGTTGGCTAGCAAGGATGAAGAGATCAATAGTCTGTTGGAAAAAACCTCGGAGTTGAAGGATGCAATCACTTTGTCTGAGCAAACTAAAACAAATTTGGAAAGTGAGCTCAGAATGTATGAAGTCAATATCGCGGAATTTAATCAAAAGCTATCGCACTCTGAAGAAAAAATATCGCAATTAATTGAACAGAAGGGCAAACTCGAGGCTGAAATATCTAGTGTCATCAGTACGTCTGCTGATTCTTCTGATCAGCTGATCAAGTACAATGAAGATCTGAGACTGAAGGAAAAGGAACTGGACCAACTGCGCGAGCGAGTGTTTGAACTAGAGAACTTGTCAACTTCATCGGAAGCTAAATTAAATCGTGCTGAAGAAGAGCTTAAGGCTGTCAATCAAGTCGTTGAACAATTGAGAGCTGAATCTGGTGAGCTCAAGGATCAGTTGGATGCTCAGGTAAAGTCCAAAGAGGAATTGAATGCAGAAATTAGTGCGCTGAAGGTTAAAGAAGTAGAACTGGGTGAAGTTGAAAAGATTAGAGAAGCTTTGGTGGAAGAAAGTAAAGAAAAGCAGCAGACAATTgaagatttgaataaaaaattgaaaattactgAGGATAATTTATCTAGTTTAAGTGACAAGTACTCGTCATTGTCGTCTTCGAGTGAAGAAAAGCTTCGAGATTCGCAAAAGCATGCGGATGAATTGGAACTGAAGCTTAAAAGTTTGTTGGAAGAGAGTAAAAATTTGCAAGagagtaaagaaaaattattgagcGAAAAATCTGCGAGCGAGAGATCTTTCGAAGATCTTAAGCAGAAGTTAGAGGCAGAGAAAGAGTCTAAGTCTCGTTTGGAAACTTTGGCTGGAGAAAAAGAGAGTCTGGTCAAGAGTTTGGAGATCAAGATCAATGATCTGAAGAAGGAGAAAGAGGAAGCTAGTTTGGTAGTCCAGGATCTTAATGCCAAGTACAATGACAGTCTTACTCAATTGGCTTTAGCTAATTCGAATTATGCTAGTGCTCAATCTGAAGCCTCGCTGGAGGTTACGACAATGAAGGAACAGATCGCGCACTTGGAATCGAGTAATAAAGATCTTAAAAAGTCTATCGAGGTGATGAACCAATCGGCAGGGGAATGGAAAGATAAATTAAGTGAGTCTAAGAGTTATGCTAAAGAACTTGAAGGTAAGATAAAAGAACTGGAATCTTTGACTGCCGATAAGGGCGCAGAGTATGAAAAGTTGAAGGTTGAGTTGATGGGAATTAAAGACACTGGAGTTGAATGGCAGGAGGAGAAGAATCGGTACTTGAAGAGCATCGAAGATGCTGCGAAAGACAAGGCGGCGTTGGAGGAAAAAGTTAAAGTGATCGAGAGTGAGCgcgaagtttttaaaaaagagtTGGAAGTTAAATTGAAAGATCTTGGAGAGCGTGACAGTTTGGTTGAGAGTTTGAAGAACGAGCAGCTGCAATCTTTACGAGACTCAAAGGCTTCTTTTGATCAGAAACTGAAGCAGTTGGAACTGGAGCTCGGAGAATCGggtaaagaaataaatatggTGAAAAGTAAGAATCAAGAGCTGGAAACAGTCGTCGCGAGTGTCAAAGACGAGCTTAATAATCGTGATAATCTAGTTGCTAGTTTGCAGAAGCAGATTGATGGAATGAAAAAAGACAaagatcaattaattaacggAGATAAGACTAAGGATCATGAATTAGAAGTTAAACGATTGGAAATTGACGCCGTAAaagtggaaaataaaaatcttcagACTGCCAAAGTATCTTTGGAAAAAGATCTTAAGGATGCGGGGATGAAAATTCAAACGCTTACTGATCTCGTAGCAAATAATGAAAACGAAATAGTAAAACGTACTCAGAGTCTGTCAGATGAGttgataaaagttaaaaaggaCTCGGAAATGTTGAGAGAAAATCACAACGTACTGgacaaagaaaataaacagCTGTCAGCTAAATTAAGTCACACATTAGAAGAGTTGAAGACTAAgatggaaaataataaaaatttaacggaAATAAATTCATCACGTCAAACTATCGTTACGAATGacgttaagaaaaataatgggaataatgataatgacgTTAATTTAACGCAGCTGATCGAAGACAATGAAACTTACAAAGGACagatcgattttttgaactcTGTAATTGTGGACATGCagaagaaaaatgaaaaattgctGTGCAAAATAGAGGTCCTCGAGATGGGCATACCGGCAAATGAAGCCGATGACTACAGCAAACTtactattgataaaaaaacagCCACACCCAGGATGTTCTGTGATATTTGTGACCAATTTGATCTTCATGAAACTGAAGATTGTCCTAAACAATCGCAAGACTTTGAAGTTGAACAAACTGCCAAAAAATCCTCTAAGAAAGTTTCCGTCGAAAGGCCTTACTGTGAAAATTGCGAgagtaagtttttatttattttttaaaaataagtaagcTGTGGCTCAGTTTCTGACCCTTTCAAAATTTCGCATGACATTctataaagaaattttatctcgaacttaaattgatttaaaaatttgtcttgtatGTCACGATTAGAAACCGAGCCACGATTAgttttcaatgactttcaactgtcataagcgtatcgaaattttatcaatttcaaatttcagtaaaatcttcatgtcaattttacaattcgaattttcaaattttgtaggctaaaatttatttaacgaattttgtttaactcctaattaatAACagctgtaagtaattttttttaaattttatatctcggcgaaattgcgactacgttgtcttttttttcgattaaggttttagtttttttttattaattaatgaaattttaatatgattaTGAGAgttgaaagtttttaaatattcttaaaaagtgggggggggGGCACTATCAGAAAATTCCCGTAAGGGGGAAAGGGGTtttgagaaacaaaaaaaagaggatatttctgtgattattttttttcagagtaccttctttattaaaattttgaaaatttgtgacattattaagcatcatcccaagaatattctgataaattttcataaaaaaatattgaaaaataagccagtggtagtggggagagacgagtcaccttaaaaaaaataagtcttCATGCCGccggcaggataactcatgactacttcatctgaaatcaaaaaaccaaaaagatttcttgagaatcaattttaagaattttaataacgaaagtactctgaaaaaaaattacaaaaatatccacttttttttgtatctcagacccTTTTCCCCCCTTCATTACTAGATAATTTatctgataaatatttattgtttatttccAGTGTTTGGACATGACACTGCCCAGTGTGATGATGCTGAGACATTTTAGCTAGAGACAATACTCaa
This sequence is a window from Microplitis mediator isolate UGA2020A chromosome 3, iyMicMedi2.1, whole genome shotgun sequence. Protein-coding genes within it:
- the LOC130664408 gene encoding CAP-Gly domain-containing linker protein 1 isoform X4, whose amino-acid sequence is MSEKASGLRQPSKIGRPCCTVPPKPAVPPSPSPRSSMNTSVVLTEDTDSFIIGDRVWVGGSKPGSIAYIGETQFAPGEWAGVVLDDPIGKNDGSVAGARYFQCAPKHGIFSRLTRLTRFPLSDTSFSSSRIKSPASPDSRLNKSISPSLNASMTSLSSVSPRDLKIGDRVIVSSSQGSKTGVLRFMGETEFANGEWCGVELDDPVGKNDGSVADKRYFECRPMHGLFAPAHKVSRSPSSKRPSICVVHKPTGAALNSSLRKTSSRESLTSLSSFASTTASTATRGATRKTGLRTSAPARSSLQEMLKEKQQEIDMLRKERDLERERITKAATQADDAEQKIVKLQKEYDKYREDMEKAVLEAQSALEKLLEEKSQLFAQLEEEKQKSEDLLFRFEEESVNKEDIQKERAEEGVINTYNESKINELESQLTKERERVIQLEKEHARLLEAEQELVKLRNETTEFIELQNRNWCLEEAKITLEKQILERNDLIKEHEEKINDLEVKLSRQEEENVGKKDQEIGDQKIYQEIKQSLEEKTKLLDKITKEREHDSEVMKQEIEKLKCQIDKIIEEDKQERDSIIAKYEKVIEDKDRLVELKTKELEDETVRHAEDQKTALGQLRAENQEQINKLSKNLNEQLVTKDQQIDELKLKYQENLLQLEKLAQDLKDQESLAQNKDTELKKALEQLEEMSKKLKIAEEMNNELKIKIENLQMNSGNENKIIIEEKHKLEESLASLQKTSTAYSAQLEKLNEDLKVKEAELVELQKSKDAEIKQLVESFESKLEEKTRFITEINADMSQKSTRISNLEHEIKELKSLLASKDEEINSLLEKTSELKDAITLSEQTKTNLESELRMYEVNIAEFNQKLSHSEEKISQLIEQKGKLEAEISSVISTSADSSDQLIKYNEDLRLKEKELDQLRERVFELENLSTSSEAKLNRAEEELKAVNQVVEQLRAESGELKDQLDAQVKSKEELNAEISALKVKEVELGEVEKIREALVEESKEKQQTIEDLNKKLKITEDNLSSLSDKYSSLSSSSEEKLRDSQKHADELELKLKSLLEESKNLQESKEKLLSEKSASERSFEDLKQKLEAEKESKSRLETLAGEKESLVKSLEIKINDLKKEKEEASLVVQDLNAKYNDSLTQLALANSNYASAQSEASLEVTTMKEQIAHLESSNKDLKKSIEVMNQSAGEWKDKLSESKSYAKELEGKIKELESLTADKGAEYEKLKVELMGIKDTGVEWQEEKNRYLKSIEDAAKDKAALEEKVKVIESEREVFKKELEVKLKDLGERDSLVESLKNEQLQSLRDSKASFDQKLKQLELELGESGKEINMVKSKNQELETVVASVKDELNNRDNLVASLQKQIDGMKKDKDQLINGDKTKDHELEVKRLEIDAVKVENKNLQTAKVSLEKDLKDAGMKIQTLTDLVANNENEIVKRTQSLSDELIKVKKDSEMLRENHNVLDKENKQLSAKLSHTLEELKTKMENNKNLTEINSSRQTIVTNDVKKNNGNNDNDVNLTQLIEDNETYKGQIDFLNSVIVDMQKKNEKLLCKIEVLEMGIPANEADDYSKLTIDKKTATPRMFCDICDQFDLHETEDCPKQSQDFEVEQTAKKSSKKVSVERPYCENCEMFGHDTAQCDDAETF
- the LOC130664408 gene encoding CAP-Gly domain-containing linker protein 1 isoform X1; translation: MSEKASGLRQPSKIGRPCCTVPPKPAVPPSPSPRSSMNSMEPIYENPIRRSDALRRGSDTSVVLTEDTDSFIIGDRVWVGGSKPGSIAYIGETQFAPGEWAGVVLDDPIGKNDGSVAGARYFQCAPKHGIFSRLTRLTRFPLSDTSFSSSRIKSPASPDSRLNKSISPSLNASMTSLSSVSPRDLKIGDRVIVSSSQGSKTGVLRFMGETEFANGEWCGVELDDPVGKNDGSVADKRYFECRPMHGLFAPAHKVSRSPSSKRPSICVVHKPTGAALNSSLRKTSSRESLTSLSSFASTTASTATRGATRKTGLRTSAPARSSLQEMLKEKQQEIDMLRKERDLERERITKAATQADDAEQKIVKLQKEYDKYREDMEKAVLEAQSALEKLLEEKSQLFAQLEEEKQKSEDLLFRFEEESVNKEDIQKERAEEGVINTYNESKINELESQLTKERERVIQLEKEHARLLEAEQELVKLRNETTEFIELQNRNWCLEEAKITLEKQILERNDLIKEHEEKINDLEVKLSRQEEENVGKKDQEIGDQKIYQEIKQSLEEKTKLLDKITKEREHDSEVMKQEIEKLKCQIDKIIEEDKQERDSIIAKYEKVIEDKDRLVELKTKELEDETVRHAEDQKTALGQLRAENQEQINKLSKNLNEQLVTKDQQIDELKLKYQENLLQLEKLAQDLKDQESLAQNKDTELKKALEQLEEMSKKLKIAEEMNNELKIKIENLQMNSGNENKIIIEEKHKLEESLASLQKTSTAYSAQLEKLNEDLKVKEAELVELQKSKDAEIKQLVESFESKLEEKTRFITEINADMSQKSTRISNLEHEIKELKSLLASKDEEINSLLEKTSELKDAITLSEQTKTNLESELRMYEVNIAEFNQKLSHSEEKISQLIEQKGKLEAEISSVISTSADSSDQLIKYNEDLRLKEKELDQLRERVFELENLSTSSEAKLNRAEEELKAVNQVVEQLRAESGELKDQLDAQVKSKEELNAEISALKVKEVELGEVEKIREALVEESKEKQQTIEDLNKKLKITEDNLSSLSDKYSSLSSSSEEKLRDSQKHADELELKLKSLLEESKNLQESKEKLLSEKSASERSFEDLKQKLEAEKESKSRLETLAGEKESLVKSLEIKINDLKKEKEEASLVVQDLNAKYNDSLTQLALANSNYASAQSEASLEVTTMKEQIAHLESSNKDLKKSIEVMNQSAGEWKDKLSESKSYAKELEGKIKELESLTADKGAEYEKLKVELMGIKDTGVEWQEEKNRYLKSIEDAAKDKAALEEKVKVIESEREVFKKELEVKLKDLGERDSLVESLKNEQLQSLRDSKASFDQKLKQLELELGESGKEINMVKSKNQELETVVASVKDELNNRDNLVASLQKQIDGMKKDKDQLINGDKTKDHELEVKRLEIDAVKVENKNLQTAKVSLEKDLKDAGMKIQTLTDLVANNENEIVKRTQSLSDELIKVKKDSEMLRENHNVLDKENKQLSAKLSHTLEELKTKMENNKNLTEINSSRQTIVTNDVKKNNGNNDNDVNLTQLIEDNETYKGQIDFLNSVIVDMQKKNEKLLCKIEVLEMGIPANEADDYSKLTIDKKTATPRMFCDICDQFDLHETEDCPKQSQDFEVEQTAKKSSKKVSVERPYCENCEMFGHDTAQCDDAETF
- the LOC130664408 gene encoding CAP-Gly domain-containing linker protein 1 isoform X6, coding for MEPIYENPIRRSDALRRGSDTSVVLTEDTDSFIIGDRVWVGGSKPGSIAYIGETQFAPGEWAGVVLDDPIGKNDGSVAGARYFQCAPKHGIFSRLTRLTRFPLSDTSFSSSRIKSPASPDSRLNKSISPSLNASMTSLSSVSPRDLKIGDRVIVSSSQGSKTGVLRFMGETEFANGEWCGVELDDPVGKNDGSVADKRYFECRPMHGLFAPAHKVSRSPSSKRPSICVVHKPTGAALNSSLRKTSSRESLTSLSSFASTTASTATRGATRKTGLRTSAPARSSLQEMLKEKQQEIDMLRKERDLERERITKAATQADDAEQKIVKLQKEYDKYREDMEKAVLEAQSALEKLLEEKSQLFAQLEEEKQKSEDLLFRFEEESVNKEDIQKERAEEGVINTYNESKINELESQLTKERERVIQLEKEHARLLEAEQELVKLRNETTEFIELQNRNWCLEEAKITLEKQILERNDLIKEHEEKINDLEVKLSRQEEENVGKKDQEIGDQKIYQEIKQSLEEKTKLLDKITKEREHDSEVMKQEIEKLKCQIDKIIEEDKQERDSIIAKYEKVIEDKDRLVELKTKELEDETVRHAEDQKTALGQLRAENQEQINKLSKNLNEQLVTKDQQIDELKLKYQENLLQLEKLAQDLKDQESLAQNKDTELKKALEQLEEMSKKLKIAEEMNNELKIKIENLQMNSGNENKIIIEEKHKLEESLASLQKTSTAYSAQLEKLNEDLKVKEAELVELQKSKDAEIKQLVESFESKLEEKTRFITEINADMSQKSTRISNLEHEIKELKSLLASKDEEINSLLEKTSELKDAITLSEQTKTNLESELRMYEVNIAEFNQKLSHSEEKISQLIEQKGKLEAEISSVISTSADSSDQLIKYNEDLRLKEKELDQLRERVFELENLSTSSEAKLNRAEEELKAVNQVVEQLRAESGELKDQLDAQVKSKEELNAEISALKVKEVELGEVEKIREALVEESKEKQQTIEDLNKKLKITEDNLSSLSDKYSSLSSSSEEKLRDSQKHADELELKLKSLLEESKNLQESKEKLLSEKSASERSFEDLKQKLEAEKESKSRLETLAGEKESLVKSLEIKINDLKKEKEEASLVVQDLNAKYNDSLTQLALANSNYASAQSEASLEVTTMKEQIAHLESSNKDLKKSIEVMNQSAGEWKDKLSESKSYAKELEGKIKELESLTADKGAEYEKLKVELMGIKDTGVEWQEEKNRYLKSIEDAAKDKAALEEKVKVIESEREVFKKELEVKLKDLGERDSLVESLKNEQLQSLRDSKASFDQKLKQLELELGESGKEINMVKSKNQELETVVASVKDELNNRDNLVASLQKQIDGMKKDKDQLINGDKTKDHELEVKRLEIDAVKVENKNLQTAKVSLEKDLKDAGMKIQTLTDLVANNENEIVKRTQSLSDELIKVKKDSEMLRENHNVLDKENKQLSAKLSHTLEELKTKMENNKNLTEINSSRQTIVTNDVKKNNGNNDNDVNLTQLIEDNETYKGQIDFLNSVIVDMQKKNEKLLCKIEVLEMGIPANEADDYSKLTIDKKTATPRMFCDICDQFDLHETEDCPKQSQDFEVEQTAKKSSKKVSVERPYCENCEMFGHDTAQCDDAETF
- the LOC130664408 gene encoding CAP-Gly domain-containing linker protein 1 isoform X5, encoding MILKLQDNSMEPIYENPIRRSDALRRGSDTSVVLTEDTDSFIIGDRVWVGGSKPGSIAYIGETQFAPGEWAGVVLDDPIGKNDGSVAGARYFQCAPKHGIFSRLTRLTRFPLSDTSFSSSRIKSPASPDSRLNKSISPSLNASMTSLSSVSPRDLKIGDRVIVSSSQGSKTGVLRFMGETEFANGEWCGVELDDPVGKNDGSVADKRYFECRPMHGLFAPAHKVSRSPSSKRPSICVVHKPTGAALNSSLRKTSSRESLTSLSSFASTTASTATRGATRKTGLRTSAPARSSLQEMLKEKQQEIDMLRKERDLERERITKAATQADDAEQKIVKLQKEYDKYREDMEKAVLEAQSALEKLLEEKSQLFAQLEEEKQKSEDLLFRFEEESVNKEDIQKERAEEGVINTYNESKINELESQLTKERERVIQLEKEHARLLEAEQELVKLRNETTEFIELQNRNWCLEEAKITLEKQILERNDLIKEHEEKINDLEVKLSRQEEENVGKKDQEIGDQKIYQEIKQSLEEKTKLLDKITKEREHDSEVMKQEIEKLKCQIDKIIEEDKQERDSIIAKYEKVIEDKDRLVELKTKELEDETVRHAEDQKTALGQLRAENQEQINKLSKNLNEQLVTKDQQIDELKLKYQENLLQLEKLAQDLKDQESLAQNKDTELKKALEQLEEMSKKLKIAEEMNNELKIKIENLQMNSGNENKIIIEEKHKLEESLASLQKTSTAYSAQLEKLNEDLKVKEAELVELQKSKDAEIKQLVESFESKLEEKTRFITEINADMSQKSTRISNLEHEIKELKSLLASKDEEINSLLEKTSELKDAITLSEQTKTNLESELRMYEVNIAEFNQKLSHSEEKISQLIEQKGKLEAEISSVISTSADSSDQLIKYNEDLRLKEKELDQLRERVFELENLSTSSEAKLNRAEEELKAVNQVVEQLRAESGELKDQLDAQVKSKEELNAEISALKVKEVELGEVEKIREALVEESKEKQQTIEDLNKKLKITEDNLSSLSDKYSSLSSSSEEKLRDSQKHADELELKLKSLLEESKNLQESKEKLLSEKSASERSFEDLKQKLEAEKESKSRLETLAGEKESLVKSLEIKINDLKKEKEEASLVVQDLNAKYNDSLTQLALANSNYASAQSEASLEVTTMKEQIAHLESSNKDLKKSIEVMNQSAGEWKDKLSESKSYAKELEGKIKELESLTADKGAEYEKLKVELMGIKDTGVEWQEEKNRYLKSIEDAAKDKAALEEKVKVIESEREVFKKELEVKLKDLGERDSLVESLKNEQLQSLRDSKASFDQKLKQLELELGESGKEINMVKSKNQELETVVASVKDELNNRDNLVASLQKQIDGMKKDKDQLINGDKTKDHELEVKRLEIDAVKVENKNLQTAKVSLEKDLKDAGMKIQTLTDLVANNENEIVKRTQSLSDELIKVKKDSEMLRENHNVLDKENKQLSAKLSHTLEELKTKMENNKNLTEINSSRQTIVTNDVKKNNGNNDNDVNLTQLIEDNETYKGQIDFLNSVIVDMQKKNEKLLCKIEVLEMGIPANEADDYSKLTIDKKTATPRMFCDICDQFDLHETEDCPKQSQDFEVEQTAKKSSKKVSVERPYCENCEMFGHDTAQCDDAETF
- the LOC130664408 gene encoding CAP-Gly domain-containing linker protein 2 isoform X2, with the translated sequence MSEKASGLRQPSKIGRPCCTVPPKPAVPPSPSPRSSMNSMEPIYENPIRRSDALRRGSDTSVVLTEDTDSFIIGDRVWVGGSKPGSIAYIGETQFAPGEWAGVVLDDPIGKNDGSVAGARYFQCAPKHGIFSRLTRLTRFPLSDTSFSSSRIKSPASPDSRLNKSISPSLNASMTSLSSVSPRDLKIGDRVIVSSSQGSKTGVLRFMGETEFANGEWCGVELDDPVGKNDGSVADKRYFECRPMHGLFAPAHKVSRSPSSKRPSICVVHKPTGAALNSSLRKTSSRESLTSLSSFASTTASTATRGATRKTGLRTSAPARSSLQEMLKEKQQEIDMLRKERDLERERITKAATQADDAEQKIVKLQKEYDKYREDMEKAVLEAQSALEKLLEEKSQLFAQLEEEKQKSEDLLFRFEEESVNKEDIQVINTYNESKINELESQLTKERERVIQLEKEHARLLEAEQELVKLRNETTEFIELQNRNWCLEEAKITLEKQILERNDLIKEHEEKINDLEVKLSRQEEENVGKKDQEIGDQKIYQEIKQSLEEKTKLLDKITKEREHDSEVMKQEIEKLKCQIDKIIEEDKQERDSIIAKYEKVIEDKDRLVELKTKELEDETVRHAEDQKTALGQLRAENQEQINKLSKNLNEQLVTKDQQIDELKLKYQENLLQLEKLAQDLKDQESLAQNKDTELKKALEQLEEMSKKLKIAEEMNNELKIKIENLQMNSGNENKIIIEEKHKLEESLASLQKTSTAYSAQLEKLNEDLKVKEAELVELQKSKDAEIKQLVESFESKLEEKTRFITEINADMSQKSTRISNLEHEIKELKSLLASKDEEINSLLEKTSELKDAITLSEQTKTNLESELRMYEVNIAEFNQKLSHSEEKISQLIEQKGKLEAEISSVISTSADSSDQLIKYNEDLRLKEKELDQLRERVFELENLSTSSEAKLNRAEEELKAVNQVVEQLRAESGELKDQLDAQVKSKEELNAEISALKVKEVELGEVEKIREALVEESKEKQQTIEDLNKKLKITEDNLSSLSDKYSSLSSSSEEKLRDSQKHADELELKLKSLLEESKNLQESKEKLLSEKSASERSFEDLKQKLEAEKESKSRLETLAGEKESLVKSLEIKINDLKKEKEEASLVVQDLNAKYNDSLTQLALANSNYASAQSEASLEVTTMKEQIAHLESSNKDLKKSIEVMNQSAGEWKDKLSESKSYAKELEGKIKELESLTADKGAEYEKLKVELMGIKDTGVEWQEEKNRYLKSIEDAAKDKAALEEKVKVIESEREVFKKELEVKLKDLGERDSLVESLKNEQLQSLRDSKASFDQKLKQLELELGESGKEINMVKSKNQELETVVASVKDELNNRDNLVASLQKQIDGMKKDKDQLINGDKTKDHELEVKRLEIDAVKVENKNLQTAKVSLEKDLKDAGMKIQTLTDLVANNENEIVKRTQSLSDELIKVKKDSEMLRENHNVLDKENKQLSAKLSHTLEELKTKMENNKNLTEINSSRQTIVTNDVKKNNGNNDNDVNLTQLIEDNETYKGQIDFLNSVIVDMQKKNEKLLCKIEVLEMGIPANEADDYSKLTIDKKTATPRMFCDICDQFDLHETEDCPKQSQDFEVEQTAKKSSKKVSVERPYCENCEMFGHDTAQCDDAETF
- the LOC130664408 gene encoding CAP-Gly domain-containing linker protein 1 isoform X3 produces the protein MSEKASGLRQPSKIGRPCCTVPPKPAVPPSPSPRSSMNSMEPIYENPIRRSDALRRGSDTSVVLTEDTDSFIIGDRVWVGGSKPGSIAYIGETQFAPGEWAGVVLDDPIGKNDGSVAGARYFQCAPKHGIFSRLTRLTRFPLSDTSFSSSRIKSPASPDSRLNKSISPSLNASMTSLSSVSPRDLKIGDRVIVSSSQGSKTGVLRFMGETEFANGEWCGVELDDPVGKNDGSVADKRYFECRPMHGLFAPAHKVSRSPSSKRPSICVVHKPTGAALNSSLRKTSSRESLTSLSSFASTTASTATRGATREMLKEKQQEIDMLRKERDLERERITKAATQADDAEQKIVKLQKEYDKYREDMEKAVLEAQSALEKLLEEKSQLFAQLEEEKQKSEDLLFRFEEESVNKEDIQKERAEEGVINTYNESKINELESQLTKERERVIQLEKEHARLLEAEQELVKLRNETTEFIELQNRNWCLEEAKITLEKQILERNDLIKEHEEKINDLEVKLSRQEEENVGKKDQEIGDQKIYQEIKQSLEEKTKLLDKITKEREHDSEVMKQEIEKLKCQIDKIIEEDKQERDSIIAKYEKVIEDKDRLVELKTKELEDETVRHAEDQKTALGQLRAENQEQINKLSKNLNEQLVTKDQQIDELKLKYQENLLQLEKLAQDLKDQESLAQNKDTELKKALEQLEEMSKKLKIAEEMNNELKIKIENLQMNSGNENKIIIEEKHKLEESLASLQKTSTAYSAQLEKLNEDLKVKEAELVELQKSKDAEIKQLVESFESKLEEKTRFITEINADMSQKSTRISNLEHEIKELKSLLASKDEEINSLLEKTSELKDAITLSEQTKTNLESELRMYEVNIAEFNQKLSHSEEKISQLIEQKGKLEAEISSVISTSADSSDQLIKYNEDLRLKEKELDQLRERVFELENLSTSSEAKLNRAEEELKAVNQVVEQLRAESGELKDQLDAQVKSKEELNAEISALKVKEVELGEVEKIREALVEESKEKQQTIEDLNKKLKITEDNLSSLSDKYSSLSSSSEEKLRDSQKHADELELKLKSLLEESKNLQESKEKLLSEKSASERSFEDLKQKLEAEKESKSRLETLAGEKESLVKSLEIKINDLKKEKEEASLVVQDLNAKYNDSLTQLALANSNYASAQSEASLEVTTMKEQIAHLESSNKDLKKSIEVMNQSAGEWKDKLSESKSYAKELEGKIKELESLTADKGAEYEKLKVELMGIKDTGVEWQEEKNRYLKSIEDAAKDKAALEEKVKVIESEREVFKKELEVKLKDLGERDSLVESLKNEQLQSLRDSKASFDQKLKQLELELGESGKEINMVKSKNQELETVVASVKDELNNRDNLVASLQKQIDGMKKDKDQLINGDKTKDHELEVKRLEIDAVKVENKNLQTAKVSLEKDLKDAGMKIQTLTDLVANNENEIVKRTQSLSDELIKVKKDSEMLRENHNVLDKENKQLSAKLSHTLEELKTKMENNKNLTEINSSRQTIVTNDVKKNNGNNDNDVNLTQLIEDNETYKGQIDFLNSVIVDMQKKNEKLLCKIEVLEMGIPANEADDYSKLTIDKKTATPRMFCDICDQFDLHETEDCPKQSQDFEVEQTAKKSSKKVSVERPYCENCEMFGHDTAQCDDAETF